One genomic segment of Pagrus major chromosome 13, Pma_NU_1.0 includes these proteins:
- the LOC141006619 gene encoding rho guanine nucleotide exchange factor TIAM1-like isoform X3 gives MDDMRAAFENQALTLSVSTLPQLDPRVLCSLPPRRSDGEQDPATDIFSQNQEDILDDVSGLTVNSPDESMEEGHRLILQSPGGHQEDKTCLGTGQKSTEQVTAFCRSLHDMNPLECPMSSSSSSSSSSLSPSPVSALPPTAGAATQRQLSHADKLRKVINELVETEKTYVKDLSCLIECYLTPLQKESFLTQDELDVLFGNLGEMVEFQVEFLRTLEDGIRLVPDLDRLERVEQFKKVLFSLGGSFLYYADRFKIYSAFCASHTKVPKVLAKAKTDPDFKAFLAERNPRQQHSSTLESYLIKPIQRVLKYPLLLKELYSLTDPDSEEHYHLDVAMKAMNKVASHINEMQKLHEEYGAVFDQLINEQTAVKKEVADLSMGDLLLHCTVVWINPPASLVKSKKDPDLAAFVFKTAVVFVYKDSSKHRKKIGTSHRASVSDDKDPFRFRHMIATDSLQVRALANSEGTAVCEIVHMRSESEGRPERTFQLCCSSPDSKKDFLKAVHSILREKQRRQLLKTESLPPNQQYVPFGGKRLCALKGARPVMNRAASAPSRTLARRKLVRNRFTIDTDLVFHGNNNNSNDSDPSQQSSYPTLSQHALLQSHKPQGEDTDRWVEEQFDLGCYEDQGEGIDVGQVKETDILSDDDEYCKSVRAASAEPADLDGKMEGLDLQSGGMRSCNLNGRVETGRAMQEEEVDRMRHGDDSGSVDSFPSCGVSLSRCATPTIKLAPLKQCAVEGATNKDHDVIWVRRDDFANGCNSDVF, from the exons ATGGATGATATGAGGGCTGCATTTGAAAACCAAGCATTGACCTTGAGCGTCAGCACCCTGCCCCAGCTGGACCCGCGGGTGCTCTGCTCCCTTCCACCCCGTCGCTCCGATGGGGAGCAGGACCCGGCCACAGACATCTTCTCCCAGAACCAAG AGGACATCCTGGATGATGTGTCAGGGTTGACGGTGAATAGCCCAGATGAGAGTATGGAGGAAGGACATCGACTGATCCTGCAGAGCCCCGGAGGTCATCAGGAAGACAAAACCTGCTTGGGGACTGGACAGAAG agcACAGAGCAAGTCACTGCTTTCTGCCGCAGTCTCCATGACATGAATCCCCTGGAGTGCCCTATGTCATCCTCCtcatcgtcgtcgtcgtcatcCCTCTCCCCGAGCCCTGTGTCAGCTTTACCGCCCACAGCAGGCGCTGCCACCCAGAGACAGCTCTCCCATGCAGACAAACTCCGCAAGGTCATCAATGAGCTGGTCGAAACGGAAAAGACTTACGTTAAA GACCTGAGCTGCCTAATAGAGTGCTACTTGACGCCTTTGCAGAAAGAGAGCTTCCTAACGCAGGATGAG ctGGACGTTTTGTTCGGTAACCTCGGAGAGATGGTGGAGTTCCAGGTTGAGTTTCTCCGGACGCTGGAAGATGGAATCAGACTGGTGCCAGATCTGGACAGACTGGAAAGGGTGGAGCAATTTAAG AAAGTGCTGTTCTCCTTGGGTGGTTCATTCTTGTATTATGCTGATCGCTTCAAGATCTACAGCGCCTTCTGCGCCAGCCACACCAAGGTCCCAAAGGTCCTGGCTAAAG CAAAGACCGACCCAGATTTCAAGGCTTTCCTGGCTGAGAGAAACCCAAGACAGCAACATTCATCCACTCTGGAGTCTTACCTGATCAAACCCATCCAAAGGGTCCTGAAGTACCCGCTGCTGCTGAAGGAGCTCTACTCTCTCACTGATCCTGACAGTGAGGAACATTACCACCTGGATG TTGCAATGAAGGCCATGAACAAAGTCGCGAGTCACATCAATGAGATGCAAAAGCTTCACGAGGAATACGGCGCTGTTTTCGACCAGCTCATCAATGAGCAGACTGCGGTTAAAAAAGAG GTGGCTGACCTCTCGATGGGGGATCTTTTGCTACATTGCACTGTGGTGTGGATCAACCCTCCTGCCTCTTTGGTGAAGAGCAAAAAGGACCCTGATTTGGCTGCTTTTG TGTTCAAAACGGCAGTCGTATTTGTGTACAAGGACAGCTCCAAGCACAGGAAAAAGATT GGTACATCTCACCGTGCGTCTGTGAGTGATGACAAGGATCCTTTCCGTTTCCGGCACATGATCGCAACGGACTCTCTGCAAGTCCGCGCCCTTGCGA actCCGAGGGTACAGCAGTGTGTGAGATAGTTCACATGAGGTCCGAATCTGAAGGAAGACCAGAGAGAACCTTCCAGTTGTGCTGCAG CTCTCCAGACAGTAAGAAGGACTTCCTGAAAGCAGTCCACTCCATCCTTAGGGAGAAGCAGCGCCGGCAGCTTCTGAAGACTGAGTCTCTGCCACCCAACCAGCAGTACGTTCCATTTGGGGGCAAACGCCTTTGTGCCCTCAAAGGGGCACGGCCTGTCATGAACAGAGCAG cATCCGCTCCATCACGAACGTTAGCCCGCAGAAAGCTGGTGAGGAACCGCTTCACCATCGATACCGACCTGGTTTTCCacggcaacaacaacaacagcaacgaTTCTGACCCCTCACAACAATCGTCCTACCCGACACTGTCCCAGCATGCTCTTCTCCAATCCCACAAACCTCAGGGCGAGGACACGGACCGTTGGGTGGAAGAGCAGTTCGACCTGGGTTGCTACGAAGACCAGGGCGAGGGCATCGACGTGGGGCAGGTGAAGGAGACGGACATTCTGAGCGATGACGATGAGTACTGTAAGTCTGTCCGAGCCGCATCGGCAGAACCGGCCGACCTGGACGGGAAGATGGAAGGACTCGACCTGCAGAGCGGAGGGATGAGGAGCTGCAACCTGAACGGACGAGTAGAGACTGGACGTGCAATGCAGGAAGAGGAAGTTGATCGAATGAGGCATGGCGATGATTCAGGCTCTGTAGACTCTTTCCCCTCCTGTGGTGTCTCTCTATCCCGCTGTGCAACCCCGACTATAAAGCTCGCCCCCTTGAAGCAATGCGCTGTGGAGGGGGCCACAAACAAGGACCATGATGTCATCTGGGTGCGGCGAGACGACTTTGCCAACGGGTGCAACAGTGATGTCTTCTGA
- the LOC141006619 gene encoding rho guanine nucleotide exchange factor TIAM1-like isoform X2, whose protein sequence is MHFLCLRAGDEILLLNGKPASALQMDDMRAAFENQALTLSVSTLPQLDPRVLCSLPPRRSDGEQDPATDIFSQNQEDILDDVSGLTVNSPDESMEEGHRLILQSPGGHQEDKTCLGTGQKSTEQVTAFCRSLHDMNPLECPMSSSSSSSSSSLSPSPVSALPPTAGAATQRQLSHADKLRKVINELVETEKTYVKDLSCLIECYLTPLQKESFLTQDELDVLFGNLGEMVEFQVEFLRTLEDGIRLVPDLDRLERVEQFKKVLFSLGGSFLYYADRFKIYSAFCASHTKVPKVLAKAKTDPDFKAFLAERNPRQQHSSTLESYLIKPIQRVLKYPLLLKELYSLTDPDSEEHYHLDVAMKAMNKVASHINEMQKLHEEYGAVFDQLINEQTAVKKEVADLSMGDLLLHCTVVWINPPASLVKSKKDPDLAAFVFKTAVVFVYKDSSKHRKKIGTSHRASVSDDKDPFRFRHMIATDSLQVRALANSEGTAVCEIVHMRSESEGRPERTFQLCCSSPDSKKDFLKAVHSILREKQRRQLLKTESLPPNQQYVPFGGKRLCALKGARPVMNRAASAPSRTLARRKLVRNRFTIDTDLVFHGNNNNSNDSDPSQQSSYPTLSQHALLQSHKPQGEDTDRWVEEQFDLGCYEDQGEGIDVGQVKETDILSDDDEYCKSVRAASAEPADLDGKMEGLDLQSGGMRSCNLNGRVETGRAMQEEEVDRMRHGDDSGSVDSFPSCGVSLSRCATPTIKLAPLKQCAVEGATNKDHDVIWVRRDDFANGCNSDVF, encoded by the exons ATGCATTTTTTAT GTTTGAGAGCAGGGGATGAGATTCTGCTGTTGAACGGCAAACCTGCATCTGCCCTCCAGATGGATGATATGAGGGCTGCATTTGAAAACCAAGCATTGACCTTGAGCGTCAGCACCCTGCCCCAGCTGGACCCGCGGGTGCTCTGCTCCCTTCCACCCCGTCGCTCCGATGGGGAGCAGGACCCGGCCACAGACATCTTCTCCCAGAACCAAG AGGACATCCTGGATGATGTGTCAGGGTTGACGGTGAATAGCCCAGATGAGAGTATGGAGGAAGGACATCGACTGATCCTGCAGAGCCCCGGAGGTCATCAGGAAGACAAAACCTGCTTGGGGACTGGACAGAAG agcACAGAGCAAGTCACTGCTTTCTGCCGCAGTCTCCATGACATGAATCCCCTGGAGTGCCCTATGTCATCCTCCtcatcgtcgtcgtcgtcatcCCTCTCCCCGAGCCCTGTGTCAGCTTTACCGCCCACAGCAGGCGCTGCCACCCAGAGACAGCTCTCCCATGCAGACAAACTCCGCAAGGTCATCAATGAGCTGGTCGAAACGGAAAAGACTTACGTTAAA GACCTGAGCTGCCTAATAGAGTGCTACTTGACGCCTTTGCAGAAAGAGAGCTTCCTAACGCAGGATGAG ctGGACGTTTTGTTCGGTAACCTCGGAGAGATGGTGGAGTTCCAGGTTGAGTTTCTCCGGACGCTGGAAGATGGAATCAGACTGGTGCCAGATCTGGACAGACTGGAAAGGGTGGAGCAATTTAAG AAAGTGCTGTTCTCCTTGGGTGGTTCATTCTTGTATTATGCTGATCGCTTCAAGATCTACAGCGCCTTCTGCGCCAGCCACACCAAGGTCCCAAAGGTCCTGGCTAAAG CAAAGACCGACCCAGATTTCAAGGCTTTCCTGGCTGAGAGAAACCCAAGACAGCAACATTCATCCACTCTGGAGTCTTACCTGATCAAACCCATCCAAAGGGTCCTGAAGTACCCGCTGCTGCTGAAGGAGCTCTACTCTCTCACTGATCCTGACAGTGAGGAACATTACCACCTGGATG TTGCAATGAAGGCCATGAACAAAGTCGCGAGTCACATCAATGAGATGCAAAAGCTTCACGAGGAATACGGCGCTGTTTTCGACCAGCTCATCAATGAGCAGACTGCGGTTAAAAAAGAG GTGGCTGACCTCTCGATGGGGGATCTTTTGCTACATTGCACTGTGGTGTGGATCAACCCTCCTGCCTCTTTGGTGAAGAGCAAAAAGGACCCTGATTTGGCTGCTTTTG TGTTCAAAACGGCAGTCGTATTTGTGTACAAGGACAGCTCCAAGCACAGGAAAAAGATT GGTACATCTCACCGTGCGTCTGTGAGTGATGACAAGGATCCTTTCCGTTTCCGGCACATGATCGCAACGGACTCTCTGCAAGTCCGCGCCCTTGCGA actCCGAGGGTACAGCAGTGTGTGAGATAGTTCACATGAGGTCCGAATCTGAAGGAAGACCAGAGAGAACCTTCCAGTTGTGCTGCAG CTCTCCAGACAGTAAGAAGGACTTCCTGAAAGCAGTCCACTCCATCCTTAGGGAGAAGCAGCGCCGGCAGCTTCTGAAGACTGAGTCTCTGCCACCCAACCAGCAGTACGTTCCATTTGGGGGCAAACGCCTTTGTGCCCTCAAAGGGGCACGGCCTGTCATGAACAGAGCAG cATCCGCTCCATCACGAACGTTAGCCCGCAGAAAGCTGGTGAGGAACCGCTTCACCATCGATACCGACCTGGTTTTCCacggcaacaacaacaacagcaacgaTTCTGACCCCTCACAACAATCGTCCTACCCGACACTGTCCCAGCATGCTCTTCTCCAATCCCACAAACCTCAGGGCGAGGACACGGACCGTTGGGTGGAAGAGCAGTTCGACCTGGGTTGCTACGAAGACCAGGGCGAGGGCATCGACGTGGGGCAGGTGAAGGAGACGGACATTCTGAGCGATGACGATGAGTACTGTAAGTCTGTCCGAGCCGCATCGGCAGAACCGGCCGACCTGGACGGGAAGATGGAAGGACTCGACCTGCAGAGCGGAGGGATGAGGAGCTGCAACCTGAACGGACGAGTAGAGACTGGACGTGCAATGCAGGAAGAGGAAGTTGATCGAATGAGGCATGGCGATGATTCAGGCTCTGTAGACTCTTTCCCCTCCTGTGGTGTCTCTCTATCCCGCTGTGCAACCCCGACTATAAAGCTCGCCCCCTTGAAGCAATGCGCTGTGGAGGGGGCCACAAACAAGGACCATGATGTCATCTGGGTGCGGCGAGACGACTTTGCCAACGGGTGCAACAGTGATGTCTTCTGA
- the LOC141006619 gene encoding rho guanine nucleotide exchange factor TIAM1-like isoform X1, with product MALNFCLCRSFVHIRSLELMAHRKAVVLDGVLLCGHSLLDNLFPYCLRAGDEILLLNGKPASALQMDDMRAAFENQALTLSVSTLPQLDPRVLCSLPPRRSDGEQDPATDIFSQNQEDILDDVSGLTVNSPDESMEEGHRLILQSPGGHQEDKTCLGTGQKSTEQVTAFCRSLHDMNPLECPMSSSSSSSSSSLSPSPVSALPPTAGAATQRQLSHADKLRKVINELVETEKTYVKDLSCLIECYLTPLQKESFLTQDELDVLFGNLGEMVEFQVEFLRTLEDGIRLVPDLDRLERVEQFKKVLFSLGGSFLYYADRFKIYSAFCASHTKVPKVLAKAKTDPDFKAFLAERNPRQQHSSTLESYLIKPIQRVLKYPLLLKELYSLTDPDSEEHYHLDVAMKAMNKVASHINEMQKLHEEYGAVFDQLINEQTAVKKEVADLSMGDLLLHCTVVWINPPASLVKSKKDPDLAAFVFKTAVVFVYKDSSKHRKKIGTSHRASVSDDKDPFRFRHMIATDSLQVRALANSEGTAVCEIVHMRSESEGRPERTFQLCCSSPDSKKDFLKAVHSILREKQRRQLLKTESLPPNQQYVPFGGKRLCALKGARPVMNRAASAPSRTLARRKLVRNRFTIDTDLVFHGNNNNSNDSDPSQQSSYPTLSQHALLQSHKPQGEDTDRWVEEQFDLGCYEDQGEGIDVGQVKETDILSDDDEYCKSVRAASAEPADLDGKMEGLDLQSGGMRSCNLNGRVETGRAMQEEEVDRMRHGDDSGSVDSFPSCGVSLSRCATPTIKLAPLKQCAVEGATNKDHDVIWVRRDDFANGCNSDVF from the exons ATGGCACTgaatttctgtttgtgtagATCATTTGTACACATTAGGAGTCTTGAGTTGATGGCCCACAGGAAAGCTGTTGTGTTGGACGGTGTTTTGTTGTGTGGTCACAGCCTGTTAGATAATCTTTTCCCTTACT GTTTGAGAGCAGGGGATGAGATTCTGCTGTTGAACGGCAAACCTGCATCTGCCCTCCAGATGGATGATATGAGGGCTGCATTTGAAAACCAAGCATTGACCTTGAGCGTCAGCACCCTGCCCCAGCTGGACCCGCGGGTGCTCTGCTCCCTTCCACCCCGTCGCTCCGATGGGGAGCAGGACCCGGCCACAGACATCTTCTCCCAGAACCAAG AGGACATCCTGGATGATGTGTCAGGGTTGACGGTGAATAGCCCAGATGAGAGTATGGAGGAAGGACATCGACTGATCCTGCAGAGCCCCGGAGGTCATCAGGAAGACAAAACCTGCTTGGGGACTGGACAGAAG agcACAGAGCAAGTCACTGCTTTCTGCCGCAGTCTCCATGACATGAATCCCCTGGAGTGCCCTATGTCATCCTCCtcatcgtcgtcgtcgtcatcCCTCTCCCCGAGCCCTGTGTCAGCTTTACCGCCCACAGCAGGCGCTGCCACCCAGAGACAGCTCTCCCATGCAGACAAACTCCGCAAGGTCATCAATGAGCTGGTCGAAACGGAAAAGACTTACGTTAAA GACCTGAGCTGCCTAATAGAGTGCTACTTGACGCCTTTGCAGAAAGAGAGCTTCCTAACGCAGGATGAG ctGGACGTTTTGTTCGGTAACCTCGGAGAGATGGTGGAGTTCCAGGTTGAGTTTCTCCGGACGCTGGAAGATGGAATCAGACTGGTGCCAGATCTGGACAGACTGGAAAGGGTGGAGCAATTTAAG AAAGTGCTGTTCTCCTTGGGTGGTTCATTCTTGTATTATGCTGATCGCTTCAAGATCTACAGCGCCTTCTGCGCCAGCCACACCAAGGTCCCAAAGGTCCTGGCTAAAG CAAAGACCGACCCAGATTTCAAGGCTTTCCTGGCTGAGAGAAACCCAAGACAGCAACATTCATCCACTCTGGAGTCTTACCTGATCAAACCCATCCAAAGGGTCCTGAAGTACCCGCTGCTGCTGAAGGAGCTCTACTCTCTCACTGATCCTGACAGTGAGGAACATTACCACCTGGATG TTGCAATGAAGGCCATGAACAAAGTCGCGAGTCACATCAATGAGATGCAAAAGCTTCACGAGGAATACGGCGCTGTTTTCGACCAGCTCATCAATGAGCAGACTGCGGTTAAAAAAGAG GTGGCTGACCTCTCGATGGGGGATCTTTTGCTACATTGCACTGTGGTGTGGATCAACCCTCCTGCCTCTTTGGTGAAGAGCAAAAAGGACCCTGATTTGGCTGCTTTTG TGTTCAAAACGGCAGTCGTATTTGTGTACAAGGACAGCTCCAAGCACAGGAAAAAGATT GGTACATCTCACCGTGCGTCTGTGAGTGATGACAAGGATCCTTTCCGTTTCCGGCACATGATCGCAACGGACTCTCTGCAAGTCCGCGCCCTTGCGA actCCGAGGGTACAGCAGTGTGTGAGATAGTTCACATGAGGTCCGAATCTGAAGGAAGACCAGAGAGAACCTTCCAGTTGTGCTGCAG CTCTCCAGACAGTAAGAAGGACTTCCTGAAAGCAGTCCACTCCATCCTTAGGGAGAAGCAGCGCCGGCAGCTTCTGAAGACTGAGTCTCTGCCACCCAACCAGCAGTACGTTCCATTTGGGGGCAAACGCCTTTGTGCCCTCAAAGGGGCACGGCCTGTCATGAACAGAGCAG cATCCGCTCCATCACGAACGTTAGCCCGCAGAAAGCTGGTGAGGAACCGCTTCACCATCGATACCGACCTGGTTTTCCacggcaacaacaacaacagcaacgaTTCTGACCCCTCACAACAATCGTCCTACCCGACACTGTCCCAGCATGCTCTTCTCCAATCCCACAAACCTCAGGGCGAGGACACGGACCGTTGGGTGGAAGAGCAGTTCGACCTGGGTTGCTACGAAGACCAGGGCGAGGGCATCGACGTGGGGCAGGTGAAGGAGACGGACATTCTGAGCGATGACGATGAGTACTGTAAGTCTGTCCGAGCCGCATCGGCAGAACCGGCCGACCTGGACGGGAAGATGGAAGGACTCGACCTGCAGAGCGGAGGGATGAGGAGCTGCAACCTGAACGGACGAGTAGAGACTGGACGTGCAATGCAGGAAGAGGAAGTTGATCGAATGAGGCATGGCGATGATTCAGGCTCTGTAGACTCTTTCCCCTCCTGTGGTGTCTCTCTATCCCGCTGTGCAACCCCGACTATAAAGCTCGCCCCCTTGAAGCAATGCGCTGTGGAGGGGGCCACAAACAAGGACCATGATGTCATCTGGGTGCGGCGAGACGACTTTGCCAACGGGTGCAACAGTGATGTCTTCTGA